The Caulifigura coniformis genome includes a region encoding these proteins:
- a CDS encoding amidohydrolase family protein: MSVMTNRRTMKDQAGGKSDETSQVATGIPSGLIRRLKKEPQRRFSAGVPDKPLWPLVISAVRVAPALIWVICMRRVNEFRGPGASLAAFDRILPASRLRQALPILALVLALLPGGTVPQAAGPTQRAAGFQVDCIAIRDARVVIEPGEELDSATVVIRRGLIESVGKDVAPPADARVIDGKGSVVYAGFIDAARDDLWNRENGPQPQKRRSPESGRFAFAGMPEDNRRGITPEFQVATQLTVSSSAESLRKLGFTTAHAIRAEPILAGEGCVVALSGAPPRESLLPATRFQSLDMSPPPRSSAPESSSRRTASQEEGYAYPTVGLGVFAHLRQAMLDAERSRKHQALYAKGVEGVARPPQDDVLDAINDLLEGRTRALFRAESADRIDRALDFAAEFQFKPVLWGGHSAADRVERIREAGAPVVFEIDFGDSPEEIEKKNKLKKPEAGKLADEFAAPQRVRESRQAEWTLRVSGPAKIASAKVPFAFSSKNLKEGELFSNLRKAIKEGLSKEDALAGLTTNAAAILGLGERAGTLEKGRWGNVVVLSKPLEQEGTKVRYVIADGYLFEYAKDDSRKEDAPAGDKVDDLPADASALAGEWKLAIAAGEMTTTEGTLSLKSSGSRFEGEFTSPTGSGRVLGGSLAGQNVKFRVEIGAGSKQIELKFAGKQTGSKDEPKLEGTLESPFGAPARWSATKKPSTAVENSDPKKTDEKPPVKLALDDDSEKTAKPEPNIDLPTETPADRRQRHVKPTGNLFLKGGTIITGTGEVLKNSSIIVRGGKIAAIGKDVTPDEGMDVIDLAGLWVMPGMIDTHSHIMLRGNTSGINESSESITCEVRVGDVLQSDDPNEYRALAGGLTTVRLLHGSANSIGGQHAIVKLKVGESAKNHLMPDVPPGVKFALGENVKFRTGRFPNTRLGVEATIKRAFYEGLDYRREWMHFEEARKAAGDKADDLLPPRRDLRLETLAAIVSGENFIHSHCYRADEILMLLRAAEEVGVRVRSLQHVLEGYKIAPEIAAHGASCSTFSDWWAYKIEAYDAVPYNTTVLNKAGINTVIKSDDAELMRHMNLEAAKSLRYGNMPWQDALRMVTVNAAKELGIFDRVGSLEVGKDADLAIFNGHPFNGFTRCEMTVIEGNVVFQRAKQPSAMSPAAAARGPAKPGMGLAKKDVRARKFDLPAGKPGLYAITGATIHPVDGPAISEGVVLIDGDRIAAVGKDVTIPENAGLIDAAGLHVYPGLIDAGTTLGLSEVAKVVETVDAAEIGRLQPDLRAGISVNAESELIPVNRAGGVTMALVQPVGGLVCGHASLVQTGGWTAEKMVRNYYAGLRLNWPDDSKSVEDISDFFAEAKLYDAARTRDETAAKSGERSATPIVMDPRYEAMRPCLKKERPLLIEANTRKHMAQALNFAAEQDVKVILTGASDAWKMADVLAERKVPCILGRTMRVPVDSFDPFDATYANAGRLHEAGVEFCFRSDQPTNSRNVAFEAGIAVAYGLPEEEALKGVTLSTAKILGLGDQTGSITKGKLADLVITDGNPLQPTTQIKGVFVAGMPYEPTSKQTRLFEKYMQRLE; encoded by the coding sequence ATGAGCGTCATGACGAACAGGCGAACCATGAAGGATCAGGCCGGGGGCAAATCGGACGAAACGTCGCAAGTCGCGACGGGGATACCGTCCGGGCTTATACGCCGCCTGAAAAAAGAGCCGCAACGGCGGTTTTCGGCTGGCGTTCCTGATAAACCGTTGTGGCCGCTCGTCATTTCGGCTGTTAGAGTCGCCCCGGCCTTAATCTGGGTAATTTGCATGCGACGAGTGAACGAATTTCGTGGTCCTGGCGCTTCTTTAGCCGCTTTCGACCGAATTCTGCCTGCCTCCCGACTGCGGCAGGCACTGCCGATCCTGGCCCTGGTTCTGGCCCTCCTGCCAGGCGGTACCGTTCCCCAGGCCGCCGGACCGACGCAACGCGCGGCCGGCTTCCAGGTCGACTGCATCGCCATCCGGGATGCCCGAGTCGTCATCGAGCCGGGTGAGGAACTCGACTCGGCGACCGTCGTCATCCGACGAGGCCTGATCGAATCGGTCGGGAAAGACGTGGCCCCTCCGGCCGATGCCCGGGTGATCGACGGAAAGGGATCGGTCGTCTACGCCGGGTTCATTGATGCGGCGCGGGATGATCTTTGGAATCGGGAGAATGGGCCGCAGCCGCAGAAGCGCCGCTCCCCGGAATCGGGGCGATTCGCCTTCGCCGGGATGCCGGAAGACAATCGCCGGGGAATCACTCCGGAATTTCAGGTGGCCACGCAGCTGACGGTTTCGTCGTCGGCCGAGTCGTTGCGCAAATTGGGCTTCACGACGGCCCATGCGATTCGCGCGGAGCCGATCCTGGCAGGTGAAGGCTGCGTCGTGGCACTCAGCGGTGCCCCTCCACGGGAGTCGCTGCTGCCGGCGACCCGGTTTCAGTCGCTCGATATGAGTCCCCCGCCCCGTTCGTCGGCGCCCGAATCGTCGTCACGGCGGACGGCGTCGCAGGAAGAGGGCTACGCCTATCCGACCGTTGGGCTCGGTGTGTTCGCCCACCTGCGCCAGGCCATGCTCGACGCCGAGCGCTCTCGCAAGCACCAGGCGCTGTACGCGAAGGGGGTCGAGGGGGTTGCCCGTCCGCCACAGGATGACGTCCTGGACGCGATCAACGATCTGCTGGAAGGTCGCACCAGGGCGCTGTTCCGGGCGGAGTCGGCCGATCGGATCGACCGGGCCCTCGATTTCGCAGCCGAGTTCCAGTTCAAGCCGGTGCTCTGGGGCGGACATTCTGCCGCCGACCGCGTCGAGCGGATCAGGGAGGCGGGAGCGCCGGTCGTCTTCGAGATCGACTTCGGCGATTCGCCCGAGGAGATCGAGAAGAAGAACAAGCTCAAGAAGCCGGAGGCTGGAAAACTCGCCGACGAGTTTGCCGCCCCGCAGCGAGTCCGCGAATCGCGGCAGGCCGAATGGACGCTGCGGGTCAGCGGGCCGGCGAAGATCGCTTCCGCGAAGGTTCCGTTTGCTTTCAGTTCGAAGAACCTGAAAGAGGGCGAGCTGTTCTCCAACCTGCGGAAGGCGATCAAGGAAGGCCTTTCAAAAGAGGACGCCCTCGCCGGCCTGACGACGAATGCCGCGGCGATCCTGGGGCTGGGTGAACGCGCCGGGACGCTCGAGAAGGGACGCTGGGGCAACGTCGTCGTGCTGTCGAAGCCCTTGGAGCAGGAGGGGACGAAGGTCCGTTACGTCATCGCAGACGGCTACCTGTTCGAATATGCGAAGGACGATTCCAGGAAAGAAGACGCGCCGGCCGGCGACAAGGTCGATGACCTGCCTGCCGATGCGAGCGCTCTGGCGGGCGAATGGAAACTGGCCATCGCTGCAGGCGAGATGACCACGACCGAAGGGACGCTTTCGCTCAAGTCGAGCGGCTCCCGTTTCGAAGGCGAGTTCACCAGCCCGACCGGTTCAGGGCGGGTCCTCGGCGGTTCCCTCGCCGGCCAGAACGTGAAGTTCCGGGTGGAGATCGGTGCAGGCTCGAAGCAGATCGAACTGAAGTTCGCCGGAAAACAGACCGGTTCGAAGGATGAGCCGAAACTGGAGGGAACTCTGGAGTCGCCCTTTGGAGCGCCGGCCAGATGGTCGGCCACGAAGAAGCCGTCGACGGCTGTTGAGAATTCCGACCCAAAGAAAACGGACGAGAAGCCGCCTGTCAAACTCGCGCTCGACGATGACTCCGAAAAGACCGCGAAGCCAGAGCCCAACATCGACCTTCCGACCGAAACTCCGGCCGATCGTCGCCAGCGACATGTGAAGCCGACGGGGAACCTGTTCCTCAAGGGCGGCACGATCATCACCGGCACAGGCGAGGTCCTCAAGAACTCGTCCATCATTGTGCGCGGCGGGAAGATCGCGGCGATCGGGAAAGACGTGACTCCCGACGAGGGGATGGACGTGATCGATCTGGCCGGCCTGTGGGTGATGCCCGGAATGATCGACACCCACAGCCACATCATGCTTCGAGGCAATACCAGCGGGATCAACGAGTCGTCCGAATCGATCACCTGCGAAGTGCGCGTCGGGGATGTCCTCCAGAGCGACGACCCGAATGAATACCGCGCCCTGGCAGGGGGACTGACGACTGTGCGCCTGCTGCACGGTTCGGCCAACTCCATCGGAGGCCAGCATGCGATCGTCAAGCTGAAGGTCGGTGAATCGGCAAAGAACCATCTCATGCCGGATGTCCCTCCGGGCGTGAAGTTCGCCCTGGGTGAGAACGTGAAGTTCCGCACCGGCCGGTTCCCGAATACGCGGCTCGGCGTCGAGGCGACGATCAAACGTGCGTTCTACGAAGGGCTCGACTACCGGCGGGAATGGATGCACTTTGAAGAGGCCCGGAAGGCGGCCGGCGACAAGGCGGACGACCTGCTCCCGCCGCGTCGGGACCTGCGTCTGGAAACGCTGGCGGCGATCGTCAGCGGCGAGAACTTCATCCACAGCCACTGCTACCGGGCTGACGAAATCCTGATGCTGCTCCGCGCCGCGGAGGAAGTCGGCGTCCGCGTGCGATCGCTGCAGCACGTGCTCGAGGGTTACAAGATCGCTCCCGAAATCGCCGCCCACGGCGCCAGCTGCAGCACATTCTCCGACTGGTGGGCCTACAAGATCGAGGCATATGACGCCGTTCCCTACAACACGACCGTCCTGAACAAGGCCGGCATCAACACGGTGATCAAGAGCGATGATGCCGAGCTGATGCGGCACATGAATCTCGAGGCCGCAAAATCGCTTCGCTACGGCAACATGCCGTGGCAGGATGCGCTGCGGATGGTCACGGTGAATGCGGCGAAGGAGCTTGGGATCTTCGACCGAGTCGGCTCGCTCGAAGTCGGCAAGGATGCGGATCTCGCGATCTTCAACGGCCATCCCTTCAACGGCTTCACGCGCTGCGAGATGACGGTCATCGAAGGCAACGTCGTCTTTCAGCGGGCGAAGCAGCCGTCGGCGATGTCTCCTGCGGCCGCGGCCCGCGGTCCGGCGAAGCCCGGGATGGGGTTGGCAAAGAAAGACGTGCGGGCCAGAAAGTTTGACTTGCCCGCAGGAAAGCCAGGGCTGTACGCGATCACCGGCGCGACGATCCACCCCGTTGACGGACCGGCCATCTCGGAGGGCGTCGTCCTGATCGATGGCGACCGGATCGCCGCCGTGGGGAAAGACGTCACGATTCCTGAGAACGCCGGCCTGATTGATGCGGCCGGGCTCCATGTCTATCCCGGTCTGATCGATGCCGGCACGACGCTGGGTCTCTCGGAAGTGGCCAAAGTCGTCGAGACGGTCGACGCAGCCGAGATCGGCCGGCTGCAGCCGGACCTCCGGGCGGGGATCAGCGTGAACGCCGAATCCGAACTGATCCCGGTGAATCGCGCCGGAGGCGTCACAATGGCGCTCGTACAGCCCGTCGGCGGACTCGTATGCGGACACGCGTCGCTCGTGCAGACTGGTGGATGGACGGCCGAGAAGATGGTTCGCAACTACTACGCGGGCCTGAGACTGAACTGGCCCGACGATTCGAAATCGGTCGAAGACATTTCGGACTTCTTCGCCGAGGCGAAGCTGTATGACGCGGCCCGCACGCGGGACGAAACGGCGGCGAAATCCGGCGAGCGATCGGCGACGCCCATCGTGATGGACCCGCGCTACGAGGCGATGCGTCCCTGTCTGAAGAAAGAGCGGCCGCTGCTGATCGAAGCCAACACCCGCAAGCACATGGCTCAGGCCCTCAATTTCGCCGCCGAGCAGGATGTCAAAGTGATCCTCACCGGCGCGAGCGACGCCTGGAAAATGGCCGACGTGCTGGCGGAACGAAAGGTCCCCTGCATTCTCGGACGCACGATGCGCGTGCCCGTCGACAGCTTTGATCCGTTCGACGCGACCTACGCGAATGCCGGACGGCTGCACGAGGCGGGCGTCGAGTTCTGCTTCCGATCCGATCAGCCGACCAACAGCCGGAACGTCGCGTTTGAAGCGGGCATTGCTGTCGCGTACGGGCTACCGGAAGAGGAAGCACTGAAGGGAGTGACGCTCAGCACGGCGAAGATCCTGGGACTTGGCGACCAGACCGGTTCCATCACCAAAGGGAAGCTGGCCGACCTGGTCATCACGGACGGCAATCCGCTGCAGCCCACGACCCAGATCAAAGGCGTGTTCGTGGCGGGGATGCCCTACGAGCCGACGAGCAAGCAGACCCGGCTGTTCGAGAAGTACATGCAGCGCCTGGAGTAA
- a CDS encoding DUF1501 domain-containing protein has product MLRQSAAGFGAVALSALLHEQSFGVDGIHGLHHPAKARSVIFLYMDGGPSQVDTFDPKPFLTKYDGQDPGKLFKVEATQFNNNGTVLASPWKFQQYGESGIPVSDLFPHVAQCVDDLAVVRSMVSEFPEHTFANYFLHTGSGIQGRPSMGAWTTYGLGSASDNLPGFVVVNGGLIPPGGLDCFGNGFLPASYQGSVFKPSGTAVANIERREPTAQAQRRKLDLINQLDAVSIQQYGDHEALDSAIRNYELAYEMQMAVPELMDLAQEPKHIRDLYGLDAEFNHTRTFAAECLLARRLVERGVRFVELTCPHAAGDRWDQHKELVKEHGRNALAVDQPIAALLTDLKQRGMLDETLVVWAGEFGRTPFAQGKDGRDHNQYGFSIWLAGGGIKGGTIYGSTDEWGYKAIEGRTEIHDLHATMLHLLGVDHTKSTFRFGGRDMRLTDVKGHIVRDILA; this is encoded by the coding sequence ATGCTCCGCCAGTCGGCTGCCGGTTTCGGCGCTGTCGCTCTCAGCGCGCTGCTCCACGAGCAGTCCTTCGGGGTGGACGGGATTCACGGGCTGCACCACCCGGCCAAGGCCAGGAGCGTCATCTTCCTCTACATGGACGGCGGCCCGTCGCAGGTCGACACATTTGATCCCAAGCCGTTCCTGACGAAGTACGACGGACAGGATCCCGGGAAGCTTTTTAAGGTCGAGGCCACCCAATTCAACAACAACGGGACCGTCCTCGCCAGCCCCTGGAAGTTCCAGCAGTATGGCGAAAGTGGAATCCCCGTCAGCGACCTCTTCCCCCATGTGGCCCAATGCGTGGATGACCTGGCCGTCGTCCGCTCGATGGTCTCCGAGTTTCCCGAACACACGTTCGCCAACTACTTCCTGCACACGGGCAGCGGGATTCAGGGGCGGCCTTCGATGGGCGCCTGGACGACTTACGGACTTGGAAGCGCCTCGGACAATCTTCCCGGTTTCGTCGTCGTCAACGGCGGGCTGATCCCTCCTGGCGGCCTCGACTGCTTCGGCAACGGCTTCCTGCCTGCCAGTTACCAGGGCTCCGTCTTCAAGCCGTCGGGGACGGCCGTCGCCAACATCGAACGCCGCGAGCCGACCGCCCAGGCGCAGCGGCGCAAGCTCGACCTCATCAACCAGCTCGACGCGGTCTCCATCCAGCAGTACGGCGACCACGAAGCGCTCGACTCGGCCATCCGGAACTACGAGCTCGCCTACGAGATGCAGATGGCCGTGCCGGAACTGATGGACCTCGCCCAGGAACCGAAGCACATCCGCGACCTGTACGGGCTGGATGCCGAGTTCAACCACACACGCACCTTCGCGGCCGAATGCCTGCTGGCCCGCCGGCTCGTCGAACGCGGAGTGAGGTTCGTCGAACTCACCTGCCCCCACGCCGCAGGCGACCGCTGGGACCAGCACAAGGAACTGGTCAAGGAGCACGGCCGGAATGCGCTCGCCGTTGATCAGCCGATCGCGGCGCTCCTGACCGATCTCAAGCAGCGGGGCATGCTCGACGAGACGCTGGTCGTCTGGGCGGGCGAGTTCGGACGAACTCCGTTTGCCCAGGGCAAGGACGGCCGCGACCACAACCAGTATGGCTTCTCGATCTGGCTGGCCGGCGGCGGAATCAAAGGGGGAACTATCTACGGTTCGACCGATGAATGGGGCTACAAGGCGATCGAAGGCCGGACCGAAATCCACGACCTCCACGCCACGATGCTGCACCTGCTCGGCGTCGATCACACGAAGTCGACGTTCCGCTTCGGCGGCCGCGATATGCGGCTGACCGATGTGAAAGGCCACATCGTGCGGGACATCCTCGCCTGA
- a CDS encoding peptidylprolyl isomerase, which translates to MVRLFVMTLIPAALMGCGGRSYKVDHPVVGPAPPRISASRAMAMADEDPQARGQSDHVQLVSTSSDRTKPFEMTDVIATVNGKPILVASVLGPSRAQVETIRKKVPPAQFRQIQEQTLREQLPTHVEQAMMVAVMETKLNADQTKAVNSQIDMLFEKQLEDMRSGMEKRLGRPCSIADLEADIQGQGMTISVMRKMFGDKALAQQYIMGKLEKAEPISRPELLAAYRERVQEFSEAPAVKWQQIQVSYKNFDDEAQARRHAQAALTELRQGVPFKDVAGKYSDGPDAANGGNWDWTQYESVLNELRDPLSKLPPRTPSEIIATPVGLQIVQVVERRELTTKPFQEVQEQLREEIADTRHKARIKSILEELRKECVVTTIFDEADPSDPATPAAPGAAPQAFPTNSPEGG; encoded by the coding sequence ATGGTTCGCCTGTTCGTCATGACGCTCATTCCAGCAGCCCTGATGGGCTGCGGAGGGCGGTCGTACAAGGTGGACCACCCCGTGGTCGGACCGGCTCCGCCGCGCATTTCGGCGAGCCGCGCGATGGCGATGGCGGACGAAGATCCACAGGCCCGCGGACAGTCGGACCACGTCCAGCTCGTCTCGACCAGTTCCGACAGGACGAAGCCGTTCGAAATGACCGACGTCATTGCGACGGTGAACGGCAAGCCGATCCTCGTCGCGTCCGTCCTCGGCCCCTCCCGGGCGCAGGTCGAAACCATCCGCAAGAAGGTTCCGCCGGCGCAGTTCCGCCAGATCCAGGAACAGACGCTCCGCGAGCAGCTCCCGACTCACGTGGAGCAGGCGATGATGGTCGCCGTCATGGAAACCAAGCTGAACGCCGACCAGACCAAGGCGGTCAACAGCCAGATCGACATGCTCTTCGAGAAACAGCTCGAAGACATGCGGTCCGGAATGGAAAAGCGACTCGGACGTCCCTGCTCGATCGCCGACCTCGAGGCCGACATCCAGGGCCAGGGCATGACCATTTCCGTCATGCGGAAAATGTTCGGCGACAAGGCCCTGGCCCAGCAATACATCATGGGCAAGCTCGAGAAGGCCGAGCCGATCAGTCGGCCCGAACTGCTGGCCGCCTACCGCGAACGCGTCCAGGAATTCAGTGAAGCCCCTGCCGTCAAATGGCAGCAGATTCAGGTCTCCTACAAGAACTTCGACGACGAAGCCCAGGCCCGCCGGCATGCCCAGGCGGCCCTCACCGAGCTTCGTCAGGGCGTCCCGTTCAAGGACGTCGCCGGCAAGTACTCGGACGGTCCCGACGCCGCCAACGGCGGAAACTGGGACTGGACCCAGTATGAAAGCGTCCTCAACGAGCTGCGCGACCCGCTGTCGAAGCTCCCTCCCAGGACACCCAGTGAAATCATCGCGACGCCCGTCGGCCTGCAGATTGTGCAGGTGGTCGAGCGACGCGAGTTGACGACGAAGCCCTTCCAGGAAGTCCAGGAGCAGCTTCGCGAGGAGATTGCTGATACGCGCCACAAGGCACGCATCAAGTCGATCCTTGAAGAGCTTCGAAAGGAATGCGTCGTCACGACGATTTTCGATGAAGCGGACCCCTCTGATCCGGCAACTCCCGCCGCTCCCGGAGCCGCTCCACAGGCATTTCCCACGAATTCCCCGGAAGGGGGTTGA
- the mtnA gene encoding S-methyl-5-thioribose-1-phosphate isomerase has protein sequence MAVRAIEWVGNETGLLRLLDQTRLPTEIEFVDCRTVPQVIEAIKMLRVRGAPAIGVSAAYGIVLAAHAATGDAESFRQLMREADEALFASRPTAVNLGWALKEMGQVIRDVASRPQEERLRALLDRAREIESEDQEMCMAMGRHGGPLLDHAKNVLTHCNAGALATAGEGTALAVIFEGARRNPGLHVYADETRPLWQGARLTAWELVQNNVPCTVICDNMAASLMKGRRIDAVVVGADRITANGDVANKIGTYSVAVLARYHGIPFYVAAPSSTFDFELASGDLIPIEQRAAGEVAEPYGVRLAPKEAGVFNPAFDVTPAELVTGIVTEKGVISPVNADAIRAMLR, from the coding sequence ATGGCGGTTCGTGCGATTGAGTGGGTCGGCAACGAGACGGGACTCCTGCGTCTCCTGGATCAGACACGATTGCCGACGGAGATTGAGTTCGTCGACTGCCGGACCGTGCCACAGGTGATCGAGGCGATCAAGATGCTGCGGGTGCGCGGCGCGCCGGCGATCGGCGTTTCCGCCGCCTACGGAATCGTCCTGGCTGCGCACGCGGCGACGGGCGACGCGGAGTCGTTCCGCCAGTTGATGCGGGAAGCAGACGAAGCGCTCTTCGCCAGCCGGCCCACGGCGGTCAACCTGGGTTGGGCCCTCAAGGAGATGGGGCAGGTGATTCGCGATGTGGCGTCGCGTCCGCAGGAGGAGCGTCTCCGTGCCCTGCTGGACCGGGCCCGCGAGATCGAATCGGAAGACCAGGAGATGTGCATGGCGATGGGCCGGCATGGCGGGCCGCTCCTCGACCACGCGAAGAACGTGCTGACCCACTGCAACGCCGGAGCCCTCGCGACGGCCGGAGAAGGAACGGCTCTCGCCGTGATCTTTGAAGGGGCCCGCAGAAACCCGGGGTTGCACGTGTACGCCGATGAAACGCGTCCCCTCTGGCAGGGAGCGCGGCTCACCGCCTGGGAACTCGTGCAGAACAACGTGCCGTGCACCGTCATCTGCGACAACATGGCCGCTTCGTTGATGAAGGGGCGACGGATCGACGCCGTCGTTGTCGGCGCGGATCGCATCACGGCCAATGGCGACGTGGCGAACAAGATCGGCACGTATTCCGTCGCCGTCCTCGCGCGGTACCACGGCATCCCGTTCTACGTGGCGGCGCCGAGCAGCACGTTCGACTTCGAACTCGCCAGCGGCGACCTGATCCCGATCGAACAGCGCGCCGCCGGCGAAGTGGCCGAACCCTATGGAGTGCGACTCGCCCCGAAAGAGGCCGGGGTCTTCAATCCGGCCTTCGACGTCACGCCGGCCGAACTCGTCACGGGAATCGTCACGGAGAAGGGCGTCATCTCGCCGGTGAACGCGGACGCGATCCGCGCGATGCTGCGATGA
- the argB gene encoding acetylglutamate kinase, translating to MAVDDAIRKAEVLVEALAWIQQFRDRYVVVKLGGSTLDDVDDVRRCLADVVFMAAVGMRPILVHGGGKSINRAMEQAGIQPKFVQGRRYTDDGTLEIVSRVLADDICELLVEEVRALGGSAVALNFRSQNVLIGERTTLPGADGTQIDLGRVGEVVSVNRDVLAATCRSGTIPVIPSIALDKKGGKLNVNADTAAAAVARFLRAEKLVFLSDVPGIFRDRKNPATLLSHLKSEDCRALIADGTIDSGMIPKVEASLDALNAGVKKVHIIDAGVPHSLLLEVYSNTGIGTEIVR from the coding sequence ATGGCCGTGGACGATGCGATTCGCAAGGCAGAAGTGCTGGTTGAGGCGCTGGCATGGATCCAGCAGTTTCGAGACCGCTATGTGGTGGTGAAACTGGGCGGAAGCACGCTCGACGACGTCGACGATGTTCGCCGGTGCCTCGCCGACGTGGTGTTCATGGCGGCCGTCGGGATGCGCCCGATTCTCGTTCACGGCGGCGGCAAGAGCATCAACCGCGCGATGGAGCAGGCCGGGATCCAGCCGAAGTTCGTTCAGGGGCGCCGCTATACCGACGATGGAACGCTCGAGATCGTCTCGCGGGTGCTGGCCGACGACATCTGCGAATTGCTCGTGGAAGAAGTTCGGGCCCTTGGCGGCAGTGCGGTAGCGCTCAACTTCCGGTCACAGAACGTGCTCATCGGCGAACGAACGACGCTGCCAGGCGCGGATGGAACGCAGATCGACCTGGGACGCGTCGGCGAAGTGGTGTCGGTGAATCGCGATGTCCTCGCGGCCACCTGTCGCAGCGGCACGATCCCCGTCATCCCCTCGATCGCACTCGACAAAAAGGGGGGCAAGCTGAACGTCAACGCCGATACGGCCGCCGCCGCCGTGGCGCGATTCCTGCGGGCGGAGAAGCTGGTATTCCTCAGCGACGTTCCCGGGATTTTCCGGGACCGCAAGAACCCGGCCACGCTCCTGTCGCACCTCAAATCGGAAGACTGCCGCGCCCTCATTGCCGATGGCACGATCGACTCGGGCATGATCCCCAAGGTCGAGGCGTCGCTCGACGCGCTGAACGCCGGCGTCAAGAAGGTGCATATCATTGATGCGGGAGTGCCGCATTCGCTGCTGCTCGAGGTTTACTCGAATACCGGCATCGGCACGGAAATCGTGCGTTGA